The following proteins are encoded in a genomic region of Paenibacillus sp. FSL R7-0273:
- a CDS encoding hemerythrin domain-containing protein, which yields MSQSAGLKFSTPAMRILENEHRYLSYLMGEWHTAVLWFEQDDISLDEGKARLQELRRAIMDFMIPLNKHTAKEEEHFFPLLGQYIGFEQGPLVGIQEEHREIDGYIGHFLHHTGGEAQLSSVEELRAAARDAGEAFEVLTVHFVKEETVVFPMAETLLSPRDRERLSGKLNTMIT from the coding sequence ATGTCTCAAAGTGCAGGCTTAAAGTTTTCGACACCTGCCATGCGCATTCTTGAGAATGAGCACCGCTATTTATCATATCTGATGGGAGAATGGCATACTGCCGTGCTCTGGTTCGAGCAGGACGACATCAGTCTGGATGAAGGCAAAGCGAGGCTTCAAGAGCTGCGCAGGGCAATTATGGATTTTATGATTCCGCTTAACAAGCATACCGCTAAGGAAGAGGAGCATTTCTTCCCGCTGCTGGGCCAGTACATCGGCTTTGAGCAGGGGCCGCTCGTCGGCATTCAGGAGGAGCACCGGGAGATCGACGGTTACATAGGGCATTTTCTCCATCACACCGGCGGTGAGGCACAGCTGAGCTCAGTAGAAGAGCTTCGCGCTGCTGCCAGGGATGCCGGTGAGGCATTCGAGGTGCTGACCGTCCATTTTGTCAAAGAGGAGACGGTAGTGTTCCCGATGGCCGAGACCCTGCTGAGCCCCCGTGACCGGGAGCGGCTGTCCGGTAAACTGAATACAATGATCACATGA
- a CDS encoding MFS transporter, translating into MIKKMQLPLQTLNLVTGFMVWVIISSLMPFISEDISIPSGKLAMVTAIPVVLGSILRIPLGYYANIFGARIIFMCSFILLLFPVYFISEATTMAHLIIGGTFLGIGGAVFSVGVTSLPKYYTKDKHGLVNGIYGIGNLGTAVTTFSAPIIAAEIGWGPAVKLYLILLLIFIALNFFFGDRHEPKMKTPIIEQIKGVARNEKLWLFSLFYFITFGSFVAFTIYLPGFLVSSFGLEKVDAGMRTAGFIAVATFFRPVGGWLADKFQPLFLLIGTFSIYTVAAIVLAFMPSMGLYTVGCLAIAVSAGIGNGVIFKLVPLYFNKQAGIANGIVSMMGGLGGFFPPIMLSIIYAATGQYSIGFMLLSQVALASLVLVVWLYFQDKLALTSEVFNSTGQGIMVTDVSGQIKSVNPAFTRLTGFAEGEVLGKQPSILKSGRQSKDFYSLMWNEIREKGMWQGEIWNKRKNGQEYLQWLNISAVKDETGEDVRYVGTFSDITNK; encoded by the coding sequence ATGATTAAAAAAATGCAGTTGCCGCTTCAAACACTAAACCTGGTTACCGGATTTATGGTATGGGTAATTATCTCTTCCCTCATGCCCTTTATTTCCGAGGACATCAGCATCCCGTCCGGCAAGCTGGCCATGGTCACCGCTATACCGGTGGTGCTCGGCTCAATCCTGCGGATACCGCTGGGCTACTATGCCAACATTTTCGGGGCACGGATCATCTTTATGTGCAGCTTTATTCTGCTGCTGTTCCCGGTCTACTTTATCAGTGAAGCGACCACGATGGCGCATCTGATTATCGGCGGAACGTTCCTTGGTATAGGAGGCGCTGTATTCTCGGTAGGGGTAACCTCACTGCCCAAATATTACACCAAGGATAAGCACGGTCTGGTGAACGGGATCTACGGGATCGGTAACCTTGGAACAGCAGTCACGACTTTTTCTGCTCCGATCATTGCTGCAGAGATCGGCTGGGGACCTGCAGTGAAGCTGTATCTAATTCTGCTGCTCATCTTCATCGCCCTGAACTTCTTCTTCGGGGACCGGCATGAGCCTAAGATGAAGACACCGATTATCGAACAGATCAAGGGAGTAGCCAGGAATGAAAAGCTGTGGCTGTTCTCACTGTTTTACTTCATTACATTTGGTTCCTTTGTGGCGTTTACCATCTATCTGCCGGGCTTCCTGGTATCCAGCTTTGGACTGGAGAAGGTAGACGCCGGGATGCGTACTGCAGGATTCATTGCTGTAGCTACCTTCTTCCGACCGGTTGGCGGATGGCTGGCCGATAAGTTCCAGCCGCTGTTCCTGCTTATCGGCACATTCAGCATTTATACTGTTGCTGCGATTGTCTTGGCCTTTATGCCTTCCATGGGGCTCTACACCGTAGGGTGTCTGGCGATTGCAGTGAGTGCAGGGATCGGTAACGGGGTCATCTTCAAGCTGGTTCCGCTGTACTTTAACAAGCAGGCCGGGATTGCCAACGGGATCGTGTCGATGATGGGTGGACTGGGCGGCTTCTTCCCGCCGATTATGCTGTCCATTATTTATGCGGCAACCGGGCAATATTCAATCGGCTTTATGCTGCTATCCCAGGTTGCGCTGGCCAGTCTGGTGCTGGTGGTGTGGCTGTATTTTCAAGACAAGCTCGCACTTACCTCAGAAGTGTTCAATTCAACAGGCCAAGGCATAATGGTTACAGATGTCTCGGGCCAGATCAAGTCAGTAAACCCTGCCTTTACAAGGCTTACAGGCTTTGCGGAAGGTGAAGTGCTCGGCAAGCAGCCAAGCATCCTGAAATCAGGCCGCCAATCCAAGGATTTCTACAGTCTTATGTGGAATGAGATCAGGGAGAAGGGCATGTGGCAGGGCGAGATCTGGAATAAGCGCAAGAACGGCCAGGAGTATCTGCAATGGCTCAATATCAGCGCGGTGAAGGATGAGACTGGTGAGGATGTGCGGTACGTAGGCACATTCAGCGATATTACGAATAAATAA